CGTACACATTGCGCAGCTCCTGCCGGTCGGCCAGGAACCGTTCGAAGCGCCCGCTGCGCGCCTCCGGCAGGTGGTACAGGACGCCGAGGTTCCAACGGGCGCTGCACAGTTGTGTCCCGTCATAAAGGGCGACGGCGTGAAGGCGGCTCCCAGCGGGCACTTCCGCTGCGGGCAGGGCCGCCACCGCCCGGGCAAACGCCAGCCCGCCGGACACGGTGCCCTCAAGGAGGTCCTCGAGGATGTCGTCCTTGGTCTTGAAGTGGTGGTACAGCGAGGACTGCCTGATCCCGACGGCATCGGCGATGGAGCGGGTGGAGGTGTTGGCGAAGCCCTGGGTGCTGAAGAGCTCGGCAGCCGCGTCCAGGATCTCCTCCCGGGCGGTGGCCCCCGGCCTGGAGGGCTGTTGGCTGCGGGGGCGTCCCGGTCCGGCTGAAGTCACGGCCTCATTCTTGCATCATGATTGGAGCCGTTTGAGCGCCAAGTGAACGGTGAGGGGACGGAAATAAACCGGTAACAAGATGTCTATGCGCCTTTTACAGAGGTGAAACTCTTTGGGGACATCCCGCTGGAAAACTATCAAGTGACCGGTATTCCGCAGCCATCGGCCGAGGGCTGCATTACCGCCGGCCCCCTCGCCGTTCCAGCCCCCGGAGAATCCGATGACCTCAACAGTTCTTCCCACCGTCCACGCGGACGATGCAGATTTGACGTCCCTTGGCTACGAGCCCACCCTGCACCGGAAACTCGGCCGCTACGCTTCCTTTGCCGCCGGCTTTTCCTTCGTTTCCATCCTCACCACCATCTTCCAGCTGTTCGCCTTCGGCTACTCGTTCGCGGGACCAGCCTTCTTCTGGACCTGGCCGGTAGTGCTGGTGGGCCAGCTCCTCGTGGCCCTGAACTTCGCCGAACTCGCCGCCCGCTACCCGCTGTCCGGAGCCGTGTACCAGTGGGCCCGGCGCGTTGGCGGCGAGGGCGTGGGCTGGTTTGCCGGGTGGTTTATGGCCATCGCCCAGGTGGTGACCGCCGCGGCCGCCGCCATCGCCCTGCAGGTGGTGCTGCCCCAGCTGTGGGACGGCTTCCAGCTCGTGGGCGGGGACCCTGCGCTTAACACCGTGACCGGAGCTGCCAACGCTGTGATCCTGGGTGCCGTGCTCCTCGTGGCCACCACCATCATCAACTCATTGGGCGTCAAGCTCATGGCCCACGTGAACTCGGTGGGCGTCACCTGCGAGATCGTCGGAGTCGCCGCCGTCATCCTGGCCCTCATCAGCGCCGCCCAGCGCGGGCCCGAGGTTGTTGCGGACACCACCGTGCTCCAGAACTCGGACCTCGGCGCCGTGGGAGCATTCCTGGTCTCCGGCCTGATGGCCGCCTACGTCATGGTGGGCTTCAACTCCGCCGGCGAGCTTTCCGAAGAAACCAAGGACCCGCGCCGGACCGCCCCGCGAACCATCCTCTCCGCCCTGCTCATCTCCGGAATCGGCGGCGCGCTGATGATCATCACCGCCCTGATGGCCGCACCCAGCCTCGACGACGGCCGGCTCGCCACCGAGGGCCTGCCCTACGTCCTCACCGCCGTCCTGGGCACCTTCTGGGGCAAGGTCCTGCTGGTGGACGTCGCCATCGCCATCTTCGTCTGCACCCTGGCCATCCAGACCGCCGGTTCACGGCTCGTGTTCTCCATGGCCCGCGACGGCAAACTCCCCGCCTCGGCGCTGCTGTCCTCGGTCCACCCCACCCGCGGAACGCCCATGTGGCCCTCGATCGCCATCGGTGCCCTCGCCGTCGGCGTCCTCGCCATCAATGTTGGCAACGCTGCCTTGTTCACCACCCTCTGCAGCGTCTGCATCGTCATGGTCTACATCGCCTACCTGCTGGTCACGGTGCCGCAGCTCCTGAACAGGCTCCGCGGCGACTGGAACCGGGTAGGGCAGACACTGCCGGCAGGGCTGTTCTCGCTGGGGCGCTGGGGCCTGCCCGTCAACATCCTGGCTGTCCTCTACGGGGCCCTCATGGTGGTCAACCTCGCATGGCCGCGGCCCGAGGTTTACGACCCGTCCGGGGAGAACCCCGTCCTGCTCTACTCCGCCCCGCTCATGGTGGCGGTGGTCCTGCTCCTCGGACTCTGGGTCCGGCGCCGGAACCTGGCTACCAAGGCCTGATCCGCTGCATCTCCAACAGCCGCAGCGACCTCCCCGCGAACCAAGTGCTTCCGAACCAACAGTGCTTCCGAACCGACCCAGGATTGACATGACACAAGTAACCGAACGTCCAGCAGGTACAGCCACCACCGCAGGCGCCCGTGCCCACGCCAGGGAGCAGCACGGCAGGACGGCCGACACCATGCGGTACGTGCCCGCCGCCTCCGCCCCGGCACGCCTGACCGCCGGCCTCACTGACGGCGCCGCCGGTAAGCTCACCTGGGCCGAATCCCTGGCCTTCGGCCGCTACACCACGCTGGCCCTGGCCCGCGGCACCCGGATCAGGCTCACGGACACCTCCGGCGATGCCTGCGTGCACGCCCTCCTCTACCGGGCCGGAGCCCTGTACGAGCGCCTCAACGTGGCTGACACCGTCAAAGTCCCCTGGCAGGCATACCCGACCACCGGCCACCCGCTGCTGTCCGACGCCGGCCGCCTGATGGCCACGATCGTCGCCGACACGTCCTCGCGCCACGACGCCCTGACCGGCGCCACCACCCTTGACGCAAACACGGCAAAGTACGGCGCCGGAAGCGTGCACAGCGAGTCCCCCGCCGCCCGCGAACTGCTCACCCTCGGAGCGCTCAAGAACGGCCTGGGCCCGCGTGACGTGGCCCCATCCCTGTCCCTCTTCAAAGGCATCGGCGTGGACCCGGCCGGAAGCATCACCTTCACCGGAAGCGCGGGGCCGGGTGCCGCCGTCGAACTCCTCCTCCAGATGGACACCGTGCTGGTCCTTGCCAATACCGCGCACCCCCTGGACCCCCGCGAAGATTTCACCGGCACCGCCGTGGACATTGTTGCCTGGCACGCGCCGCAGGACCTGGCGGCACTGGAAGCGGGCACGCTCACAGGCCCCCTGGCGCCCGAACACCAGCAGGCACTGCACAACACCGAACACGACCTGACCGCGAGGAACTCACGATGAACACCGCCACCCACACTGAAACCATCGCGGACGCCCGCGACATTGCGCTTACTCCCGGCGACGTGGTGCTTGACGAATTCGTGGAGGCCCGCGGCCCCTGGTCCGCCGTCGTGGCCGCCGGCGACGTGCTGACTATCGTGGACCTCGAAGGCAACCAGGCCGTGGACTGCCTGCTGTACGCCGCGGGGGACACCTCGGTGCGCTACTCCGCCGCCGTCACCATTGCCCGGCAGCAGTCGATTGTCCTCACCACGGGGTCAGTGCTGAGGGCGGACACTGGAGCTCCCCTCATGACAGTGGTGGCGGACGAGGTGGGCGTCCACGACACGATAGGCGGTGCCTGCTCGCAGGAATCCAACACCCTGCGCTACGGCCAGCACACCCGCGA
This genomic interval from Arthrobacter sp. SLBN-100 contains the following:
- a CDS encoding urea amidolyase associated protein UAAP1 — its product is MTQVTERPAGTATTAGARAHAREQHGRTADTMRYVPAASAPARLTAGLTDGAAGKLTWAESLAFGRYTTLALARGTRIRLTDTSGDACVHALLYRAGALYERLNVADTVKVPWQAYPTTGHPLLSDAGRLMATIVADTSSRHDALTGATTLDANTAKYGAGSVHSESPAARELLTLGALKNGLGPRDVAPSLSLFKGIGVDPAGSITFTGSAGPGAAVELLLQMDTVLVLANTAHPLDPREDFTGTAVDIVAWHAPQDLAALEAGTLTGPLAPEHQQALHNTEHDLTARNSR
- a CDS encoding urea amidolyase associated protein UAAP2; the protein is MNTATHTETIADARDIALTPGDVVLDEFVEARGPWSAVVAAGDVLTIVDLEGNQAVDCLLYAAGDTSVRYSAAVTIARQQSIVLTTGSVLRADTGAPLMTVVADEVGVHDTIGGACSQESNTLRYGQHTREQHACVENFLIEGSRWGLGKRDLVSNINWFMNVPVDPDGALGIVDGLSAPGKRVALRAEVDTLVLVSNCPQINNPCNGFNPTPVRMIVTRPEAAR
- a CDS encoding TetR/AcrR family transcriptional regulator, whose translation is MTSAGPGRPRSQQPSRPGATAREEILDAAAELFSTQGFANTSTRSIADAVGIRQSSLYHHFKTKDDILEDLLEGTVSGGLAFARAVAALPAAEVPAGSRLHAVALYDGTQLCSARWNLGVLYHLPEARSGRFERFLADRQELRNVYGELGAALSPVGPLPTIGANPGDLAFRLVESLISLRADGMATPASALQAADAGLILCGLATALPAIREQSAALIKRLG
- a CDS encoding amino acid permease gives rise to the protein MTSTVLPTVHADDADLTSLGYEPTLHRKLGRYASFAAGFSFVSILTTIFQLFAFGYSFAGPAFFWTWPVVLVGQLLVALNFAELAARYPLSGAVYQWARRVGGEGVGWFAGWFMAIAQVVTAAAAAIALQVVLPQLWDGFQLVGGDPALNTVTGAANAVILGAVLLVATTIINSLGVKLMAHVNSVGVTCEIVGVAAVILALISAAQRGPEVVADTTVLQNSDLGAVGAFLVSGLMAAYVMVGFNSAGELSEETKDPRRTAPRTILSALLISGIGGALMIITALMAAPSLDDGRLATEGLPYVLTAVLGTFWGKVLLVDVAIAIFVCTLAIQTAGSRLVFSMARDGKLPASALLSSVHPTRGTPMWPSIAIGALAVGVLAINVGNAALFTTLCSVCIVMVYIAYLLVTVPQLLNRLRGDWNRVGQTLPAGLFSLGRWGLPVNILAVLYGALMVVNLAWPRPEVYDPSGENPVLLYSAPLMVAVVLLLGLWVRRRNLATKA